The following proteins are co-located in the Lentibacillus sp. JNUCC-1 genome:
- a CDS encoding GbsR/MarR family transcriptional regulator, with protein sequence MFRYTQETVSDQIIMEFAKTAELFGLTTLEARLFAYMYLEDRPLTLDEMSEAIGKSRTSMSNGVRGLLDLKLVTRVWKKGERKDLYQAASPCLIYSWMLIYKNGSVLRKTRKKP encoded by the coding sequence ATGTTTCGATATACACAAGAGACTGTTTCTGATCAGATTATAATGGAGTTTGCCAAAACCGCTGAACTGTTTGGCCTGACAACACTGGAAGCCCGTTTATTCGCATATATGTATTTAGAGGACAGACCATTAACATTAGATGAGATGAGTGAGGCCATCGGAAAAAGCAGAACATCAATGAGCAATGGCGTCCGAGGTCTGTTAGATCTAAAATTGGTGACACGTGTATGGAAAAAAGGAGAACGAAAAGATTTATATCAGGCTGCTTCCCCCTGTTTAATATATTCATGGATGCTTATTTACAAAAATGGGTCAGTGCTACGCAAAACCAGAAAGAAGCCTTAA
- a CDS encoding glycine betaine ABC transporter substrate-binding protein has translation MNKKFNLKLTAFALILMLSMLLAACGGNNAEEDGTNDTSGNNNDSGNDNGELAIGQEDLTLPYVAWARETLSTYMLANLLEQVGYNVDVKQVEAGPMFSSVADGSADFHTSAWLPATHQSYWEKYEGDIVKVNQVLDKAPLALVVPSYVDGINTMEDLKNNEEFGESVDWKITGIDPGAGIMQNTEKALEEYGLDKWELTTSSEAAMLAELQSAIKDEKPIIVPLWKPHWAFGDMDLKMLEDPKEIYGGEGDQIYTVARSGLEEDAPRAYKVLEQYDETYDMLDSMMPKVYVEDQDPEDVVQEFIDNNPDLVDEWLDGVPTE, from the coding sequence ATGAACAAAAAGTTCAATCTTAAACTGACAGCTTTTGCTTTGATCTTAATGCTGTCGATGCTGCTTGCAGCTTGCGGTGGCAATAATGCTGAGGAAGACGGGACAAATGACACATCCGGAAACAATAACGATTCCGGAAATGATAATGGAGAACTTGCCATCGGCCAGGAAGACCTGACATTACCGTATGTTGCTTGGGCAAGAGAAACACTCAGTACGTACATGCTGGCAAACCTGCTTGAACAAGTTGGCTACAATGTAGATGTCAAACAAGTAGAAGCAGGTCCAATGTTCTCAAGTGTTGCTGATGGTTCAGCTGATTTCCATACATCTGCATGGCTGCCTGCAACACACCAGTCTTATTGGGAAAAGTATGAAGGCGACATCGTAAAGGTCAACCAAGTACTTGATAAAGCACCACTTGCATTGGTCGTTCCAAGCTATGTTGATGGCATCAACACAATGGAAGATTTAAAGAATAACGAAGAGTTCGGTGAATCAGTAGATTGGAAGATTACGGGTATTGACCCTGGTGCCGGAATTATGCAGAATACTGAAAAGGCACTGGAAGAATATGGCCTTGACAAATGGGAGCTGACAACAAGTTCAGAAGCTGCTATGCTTGCTGAATTGCAGTCTGCAATAAAAGATGAAAAGCCAATTATCGTACCATTGTGGAAGCCACACTGGGCATTCGGTGATATGGATCTGAAAATGCTTGAGGATCCAAAAGAAATCTACGGCGGTGAAGGTGACCAAATTTACACTGTAGCACGCAGTGGACTTGAAGAAGATGCACCGAGAGCATACAAAGTACTCGAGCAATATGACGAAACGTATGATATGCTCGATAGCATGATGCCTAAAGTCTATGTTGAAGACCAGGATCCAGAAGACGTTGTTCAAGAATTTATTGACAACAACCCTGATCTGGTTGATGAATGGCTTGATGGTGTACCAACAGAATAA
- a CDS encoding tryptophan transporter — protein sequence MNIRILIVMSLLVSMGAVLHAVAPPILFGMRPDMLLAMMFLGIMIFPKAKYVVLLSIVTGIMSALTTTVPGGEISNLIDKPITAFVFFGLFLLVRNKINGHISAPVLTALGTIVSGSIFLSVALFIVGLMEGAFIPMFATVVLPAAVVNTIVMAVIYPVVQGILKRQPIPVS from the coding sequence ATGAATATTAGGATTTTGATTGTCATGTCGCTGTTGGTCAGTATGGGAGCCGTACTGCACGCCGTTGCACCGCCAATTCTGTTTGGAATGAGACCGGATATGCTTCTGGCAATGATGTTTTTGGGGATTATGATATTTCCAAAAGCAAAGTATGTGGTGCTCCTGTCTATCGTTACTGGCATTATGTCTGCTTTAACCACAACAGTGCCAGGTGGAGAAATCTCCAACTTAATTGATAAACCAATTACAGCCTTTGTGTTTTTTGGTTTGTTTTTACTGGTACGAAATAAGATTAACGGCCATATCAGTGCACCTGTTCTAACGGCTTTGGGAACCATTGTCAGCGGATCGATCTTTCTCTCAGTAGCATTATTTATTGTTGGATTGATGGAAGGCGCATTTATTCCCATGTTTGCAACTGTAGTCTTACCAGCTGCAGTGGTGAATACAATCGTAATGGCGGTCATCTATCCAGTTGTGCAAGGCATTCTGAAACGGCAGCCAATACCCGTTTCCTGA
- a CDS encoding ABC transporter permease, translated as MDEPLLPKLPLQDWVESFVDFLTDTIGPVFDGISSFIGTLSEGLVWLLSIGEIPFAPYILIALITILAWWVAGWKVGLFALIGLELINNLGYWPETVDTLALIFMSVIFSIVIGVPIGIWMSQKGSVQAIITPILDFMQTMPAFVYLIPAVVFFGLGVVPGVIATIIFSMPPTVRLTNLGIRQVDEELIEASSAFGSTTAQKLSKVQIPLAMPNIMAGINQTIMLSLSMVVIASLVGAPGLGEIVYRAVTQVRIGLGFEGGLALVIIAMLLDRITQGANK; from the coding sequence ATGGATGAACCATTGTTGCCAAAGCTTCCGTTGCAAGACTGGGTTGAATCATTTGTTGATTTTCTTACAGATACGATCGGTCCTGTATTTGATGGTATATCATCTTTTATCGGGACATTGTCAGAAGGGCTTGTATGGTTATTATCAATTGGGGAAATCCCTTTTGCACCGTATATACTCATTGCCCTAATTACTATTTTGGCATGGTGGGTAGCAGGCTGGAAAGTTGGTCTGTTTGCACTGATTGGTCTCGAGTTGATTAACAATCTTGGATATTGGCCGGAGACAGTGGATACACTAGCACTTATTTTCATGTCGGTCATATTTTCTATTGTAATTGGTGTCCCTATTGGGATTTGGATGTCCCAAAAAGGATCCGTCCAGGCGATTATCACACCGATACTGGACTTTATGCAGACAATGCCTGCATTCGTATACCTGATACCTGCCGTTGTGTTCTTCGGGCTTGGTGTCGTGCCTGGCGTCATTGCAACAATTATATTCTCGATGCCGCCAACAGTCAGATTGACAAACCTCGGTATACGCCAAGTTGATGAAGAATTGATTGAAGCTTCCAGTGCATTTGGGTCAACAACAGCCCAAAAACTGAGCAAAGTACAAATCCCGCTTGCAATGCCGAATATTATGGCAGGGATTAACCAAACGATCATGCTTTCTCTATCAATGGTCGTTATTGCTTCTCTAGTAGGGGCACCTGGTCTTGGTGAAATTGTTTACCGGGCTGTAACACAAGTTAGAATCGGTCTTGGATTTGAAGGTGGTCTGGCACTTGTTATAATTGCTATGCTTCTGGACCGAATCACACAAGGTGCCAATAAGTAA
- a CDS encoding YtxH domain-containing protein, translating into MAKSKSILLGFLIGGTVSAAATLLMTPSSGRDLRIRAKEQGTDLKELMLKLKEDSVRLKQQISDTSKEGVTLIKNLTNEMKESIEEWKTAVEPHQENIQEYLKQIEASLKELEENVQKKNEA; encoded by the coding sequence ATGGCAAAAAGCAAATCAATCTTACTGGGTTTTTTAATAGGCGGAACCGTTAGTGCTGCTGCAACACTATTAATGACCCCCTCTTCAGGAAGAGACTTGCGCATAAGAGCAAAAGAGCAAGGCACTGACCTAAAAGAGCTCATGTTAAAACTAAAAGAAGATAGCGTTCGTCTGAAACAGCAAATCTCTGACACTTCAAAAGAAGGCGTTACACTCATTAAAAATCTTACTAATGAAATGAAAGAATCCATTGAGGAATGGAAAACAGCCGTTGAACCCCATCAGGAAAATATTCAGGAATACTTAAAACAAATTGAAGCCAGCTTAAAAGAGCTTGAAGAAAACGTCCAAAAGAAAAACGAAGCATAA
- a CDS encoding quaternary amine ABC transporter ATP-binding protein, with protein MSEIKVEKLTKVFGRQPSRALELLEQNKTKEEILQETGMTVGVNQASFEVKEGEIFVIMGLSGSGKSTLVRLLNRLIEPTAGEVWVGDKNVTSMKKEELRDLRRKKMSMVFQNFALLPHRTIMENAEYGLEIQGVDKSERSKKAQEALEMVGLGGYLDKYPTELSGGMQQRVGLARALANDPDILLMDEAFSALDPLIRKDMQDELLDLHQSVGKTIIFITHDLDEALRIGDRIALMKNGAIVQIGTAEDILMDPANDYVERFVEDVNLAKVLTASHIMKRAENITPDRGPRVALEIMREEGISTLYVIDKKKKLLGYISADQASEAVKEKKSVEDVMSTDVPTVAPDTLLTDLFESAATSNVPLAVVDEENRLQGIVVKGAIMGGMAGDEKIINGNGVTDHG; from the coding sequence GTGAGCGAGATTAAGGTTGAAAAATTAACCAAAGTCTTTGGCAGGCAACCTAGCCGTGCTCTTGAACTTTTAGAGCAAAACAAAACCAAAGAAGAAATTTTGCAAGAAACCGGCATGACGGTCGGTGTCAATCAGGCCTCTTTCGAAGTAAAAGAAGGGGAAATTTTCGTTATCATGGGTCTGTCAGGTAGTGGTAAATCCACGCTTGTAAGACTATTGAATCGTTTGATTGAACCGACAGCCGGAGAAGTTTGGGTAGGAGACAAAAATGTCACGAGTATGAAGAAAGAAGAACTTCGTGATCTTCGCCGTAAAAAAATGAGTATGGTATTTCAGAATTTCGCTTTACTTCCACACAGGACCATTATGGAGAATGCGGAATATGGATTGGAAATTCAAGGCGTTGATAAAAGTGAACGAAGTAAAAAAGCGCAAGAAGCCTTGGAAATGGTTGGTCTGGGAGGCTATTTGGATAAGTATCCAACAGAGCTTTCAGGCGGTATGCAACAGCGTGTCGGTCTTGCACGAGCGCTTGCAAACGATCCAGACATATTATTAATGGACGAGGCGTTCAGTGCCCTTGATCCACTAATACGGAAAGACATGCAGGATGAGTTGCTGGACTTGCACCAATCTGTCGGAAAGACTATCATCTTTATCACACACGATCTTGATGAGGCTCTTAGAATTGGTGATAGAATCGCACTCATGAAAAACGGAGCAATCGTACAGATCGGTACGGCAGAAGATATTTTGATGGATCCTGCCAATGATTATGTCGAACGTTTCGTTGAGGATGTTAACTTGGCTAAAGTTCTTACTGCATCACACATAATGAAACGTGCAGAAAATATAACGCCTGACAGAGGCCCGCGTGTGGCACTGGAAATCATGCGTGAAGAAGGCATTTCAACACTTTACGTAATTGATAAGAAGAAGAAACTTCTCGGGTATATCTCTGCTGATCAAGCTTCAGAGGCAGTGAAAGAAAAGAAATCGGTTGAAGATGTCATGTCGACCGATGTACCAACAGTAGCTCCGGATACATTGCTCACAGATCTGTTTGAATCTGCAGCGACATCAAATGTTCCACTGGCTGTAGTTGATGAAGAAAACAGACTTCAGGGCATCGTTGTAAAAGGTGCCATCATGGGCGGCATGGCCGGTGATGAAAAAATAATTAACGGAAATGGGGTGACAGATCATGGATGA
- a CDS encoding ABC transporter permease, giving the protein MFDAHDFFKKRFSGHLKEINRYLRYILNEHIVFAMLFFVAALAFYYQQWLSNLPEDFPTAWVLGLVFGIVASLSPVQTLLKEPDLVFLTPVEHLMGPYFRNSLIYSFVIQLYLVLIAAAALGPLYFHTYPERGTKMYLLIVVVLLIFKGWNLLANWWMLKIRDVSVRRIDTVARLILGIAIFYFLIDGNVLLAGVSTLLFMIVFLYDWRVSSRQAGVAWDILLEKDQMRMQAFYRLANMFTDVPHLKTRIKKRRWVARFAAKVSWGQDQTYDYLYRLTFVRSDYFWMYLRLVIIGGVAVWAVPNIWMKIIFTLLFLYLSGFQMMTLFHHHRTVMWLDLYPVRTELRSRALLRLLRKLAYLQTVLLVIAALISSSGDWLTALSVLGVGIGFNVLFNEGYVRKKMYA; this is encoded by the coding sequence ATGTTTGATGCACATGATTTTTTTAAAAAACGTTTTTCAGGTCATTTGAAAGAAATCAATCGTTATTTACGGTACATACTTAATGAGCATATTGTGTTTGCGATGCTGTTTTTTGTTGCGGCTCTTGCCTTTTACTATCAGCAGTGGCTGAGTAACCTACCTGAAGATTTTCCTACAGCTTGGGTGTTGGGGCTTGTATTTGGGATAGTGGCCTCTCTAAGCCCTGTGCAGACACTTTTGAAAGAACCTGATCTTGTTTTCTTGACACCAGTCGAGCACTTGATGGGACCTTATTTTCGTAACAGTCTTATCTATAGCTTTGTGATCCAGCTTTATCTTGTTTTGATTGCGGCAGCAGCGCTTGGACCGCTATATTTCCACACTTATCCTGAACGTGGCACGAAGATGTATTTATTGATCGTGGTTGTGCTGCTTATTTTTAAAGGCTGGAATTTGCTAGCCAACTGGTGGATGCTAAAGATACGCGATGTCAGCGTGCGGAGAATTGACACTGTTGCAAGACTGATCCTTGGTATTGCAATCTTTTATTTTCTTATTGATGGCAATGTGCTGCTTGCTGGTGTATCGACTTTGCTTTTTATGATTGTCTTTCTTTATGATTGGCGTGTCTCGAGCCGGCAAGCTGGTGTTGCTTGGGACATACTTCTTGAAAAAGACCAGATGCGAATGCAAGCTTTTTACCGTTTGGCCAACATGTTTACTGATGTGCCACATTTGAAAACCCGCATTAAAAAAAGACGGTGGGTGGCACGTTTTGCTGCAAAAGTTTCATGGGGGCAAGATCAGACGTATGATTATTTATACCGTCTGACGTTTGTGAGAAGCGATTATTTTTGGATGTATTTGCGGCTTGTTATTATAGGAGGGGTTGCCGTCTGGGCGGTCCCAAATATATGGATGAAGATTATTTTTACCCTATTGTTTCTTTATTTAAGCGGTTTTCAAATGATGACCTTATTCCATCACCATAGAACTGTTATGTGGCTGGATTTGTACCCTGTTCGGACTGAACTTCGCAGCCGCGCACTCCTCAGACTTTTAAGAAAGCTGGCTTATTTACAGACGGTGCTGCTGGTCATTGCAGCTTTAATCAGCAGCAGTGGCGACTGGCTGACAGCTTTAAGTGTGTTAGGGGTTGGAATTGGGTTTAATGTCTTATTTAACGAAGGTTATGTCCGCAAAAAAATGTATGCCTAA
- a CDS encoding DUF3267 domain-containing protein → MNCWKSINIEKDYGSNRLYLMSSLIGLGSFIILFVPVSMIHGTDTIADQGMVLFILALVMLPTLHSLAHILPLLITNKPVKIKYKTRVKCLPTFHCYSGSYLSKKLALAIMLLPTLLITIPGLALSLASPSLFAYALVFTALHIGVSFRDFVYIVHILRAPKSAVVENGANDLDILVKMSR, encoded by the coding sequence ATGAATTGCTGGAAGTCGATTAATATTGAGAAAGATTATGGGAGCAACCGATTATATTTAATGTCTTCATTAATCGGGTTAGGCTCTTTTATTATTTTGTTTGTGCCAGTTTCTATGATTCATGGAACAGATACAATTGCCGACCAAGGTATGGTTTTATTCATTTTGGCACTTGTTATGCTGCCCACACTGCATTCACTGGCTCATATACTGCCGCTTCTTATTACAAATAAGCCTGTAAAAATTAAATATAAAACACGCGTTAAATGTCTGCCAACGTTTCACTGCTATTCGGGAAGCTATTTGTCAAAAAAATTAGCATTGGCGATCATGCTTCTCCCAACACTCTTAATAACAATCCCCGGATTGGCCTTGAGTCTGGCATCCCCGTCTTTATTTGCGTATGCTCTCGTGTTTACTGCGCTTCATATTGGGGTGTCGTTCAGAGATTTTGTCTATATTGTCCACATTTTAAGAGCACCCAAATCAGCCGTTGTGGAAAATGGTGCGAATGATTTAGATATCCTTGTAAAAATGTCTAGATAA
- a CDS encoding HIT family protein, whose translation MSHEDCIFCKIIDQELPSAKVYEDEHVYAFLDLSQVTKGHTLVIPKTHTKDIYNTSDDVAAELFARVPKIARAIKETYKPDGINLLNNNEKAAGQAVFHYHIHILPRYGTADGFQPSWVTHEDDYTQQDLQQIAAEINKHI comes from the coding sequence ATGAGTCATGAAGATTGTATCTTTTGTAAAATCATTGATCAGGAACTGCCTTCTGCCAAGGTGTATGAAGACGAGCATGTGTATGCTTTTTTAGACCTCAGTCAGGTTACAAAGGGACACACACTTGTTATTCCAAAGACGCATACGAAGGATATTTATAATACTTCTGACGATGTAGCTGCTGAACTTTTTGCACGTGTGCCTAAGATTGCGCGGGCCATTAAAGAGACTTATAAGCCCGATGGTATCAATTTACTGAATAACAACGAAAAAGCTGCTGGACAAGCTGTATTCCATTACCACATCCATATATTGCCCAGATATGGCACAGCCGATGGCTTCCAACCGAGCTGGGTTACACACGAGGATGACTATACACAACAAGACCTTCAGCAAATCGCAGCAGAAATCAACAAGCATATTTAA
- a CDS encoding ABC transporter ATP-binding protein — MEPLLNVKQLHGGYTHKDVLHGISFQIYPGEIIGLIGLNGAGKSTTIKHVIGMMEAKRGTIEVKGQTFKDHPESYRQHMAYIPEMPILYDEMTLYEHLKLTAMAYNVSEADFEKRLPPLLKEFHMEKRLKWFPVHFSKGMRQKVMIMCAFLIQPDLYVVDEPFVGLDPLGIQSYLEMMDQMKEQGAGVLMSTHILATAEKYCDRFVILHEGSVKAIGTMEKLRSDFHMPGASLDDLYVQLTKEDSHV, encoded by the coding sequence GTGGAGCCGCTTTTGAATGTTAAGCAATTACACGGGGGATACACACATAAAGACGTTTTGCACGGTATTTCCTTTCAAATATACCCTGGTGAGATCATTGGTTTAATCGGTTTGAACGGGGCAGGTAAAAGCACAACCATCAAACATGTTATTGGGATGATGGAGGCAAAGAGAGGAACCATTGAAGTAAAGGGGCAAACGTTTAAAGACCACCCTGAATCCTATCGGCAGCATATGGCTTACATACCGGAAATGCCCATTCTGTATGATGAGATGACTTTATATGAGCATTTGAAACTAACCGCAATGGCATATAACGTGTCAGAAGCTGATTTCGAAAAAAGGTTGCCACCACTATTAAAGGAATTTCATATGGAGAAACGGCTTAAGTGGTTTCCGGTTCATTTTTCTAAAGGGATGAGGCAAAAAGTCATGATCATGTGTGCTTTTTTGATTCAGCCTGATTTATATGTTGTGGACGAGCCTTTTGTTGGTCTAGATCCACTTGGGATACAATCTTATTTGGAAATGATGGATCAAATGAAGGAACAAGGAGCTGGAGTGCTGATGTCCACCCATATTTTGGCGACAGCAGAAAAATATTGTGATCGATTTGTGATTCTGCATGAAGGATCGGTTAAAGCGATTGGAACGATGGAGAAGTTACGTTCTGATTTTCATATGCCTGGTGCTTCACTTGATGATTTATATGTGCAGCTGACAAAGGAAGATAGCCATGTTTGA
- a CDS encoding M20 family metallopeptidase: MLQGIFKEIEAMYPEMVERRRYLHQHPELSFQETKTAAYIAAFYEELGLPYETHVGGNGVIARLKGGKPGKTIALRADFDALPIQDEKDVPYKSTVDGVMHACGHDGHTSTLLALAKVMTAHKEDLPGTIVFLHQHAEEYAPGGAKPIVESGALDDVDAVFGTHLWATTPLGVLETSKDVFMAGADRFEITVQGQGGHGAYPHETKDAIVIGTELITQLQHIVSRRLDPLETAVVTVGQFEAGDAFNIIADKARIVGTVRYLNPDVQALVIDEMEKITKGLSTTHNAECTLDYFKGYPPLVNNADEAELVLESSKNIAEIHTRNEVRPVMGGEDFAYYVMEKPGAYFFTGALLEGNEYPHHHPRFNFDERAMPIAAKTLISAYFAYQNK; this comes from the coding sequence ATGTTGCAGGGAATTTTTAAAGAGATTGAAGCGATGTATCCGGAAATGGTTGAGCGGCGCAGATACTTGCACCAGCATCCGGAATTGTCTTTTCAAGAAACAAAAACAGCAGCTTATATTGCTGCGTTCTATGAAGAGCTTGGCCTTCCGTATGAAACTCATGTGGGAGGAAATGGTGTGATTGCGCGGCTCAAAGGCGGCAAACCAGGAAAAACAATTGCATTAAGGGCAGATTTTGATGCGCTTCCCATTCAAGACGAAAAAGATGTACCGTACAAATCAACTGTCGATGGTGTTATGCACGCTTGTGGGCATGACGGCCATACATCTACATTGCTTGCACTCGCGAAAGTCATGACAGCTCATAAAGAAGATTTGCCAGGCACAATTGTATTCTTACATCAACATGCGGAGGAATATGCGCCCGGTGGAGCAAAGCCAATTGTAGAATCTGGTGCACTTGATGATGTAGATGCTGTGTTTGGAACACACCTCTGGGCCACAACGCCGCTCGGTGTACTCGAAACCTCAAAAGACGTATTCATGGCAGGTGCAGACCGGTTTGAAATTACAGTTCAAGGACAGGGCGGACATGGCGCATATCCTCACGAAACCAAAGATGCAATAGTAATTGGGACCGAGCTTATTACACAGCTACAGCATATTGTCAGCAGACGTCTGGATCCTTTGGAAACAGCTGTAGTGACCGTGGGGCAATTTGAAGCAGGAGATGCCTTTAATATCATTGCCGATAAAGCACGTATTGTCGGAACAGTTAGGTACCTAAATCCTGACGTACAGGCGCTTGTCATAGATGAAATGGAAAAAATCACTAAGGGGCTCAGCACAACACATAATGCCGAATGTACATTGGATTACTTCAAGGGCTATCCCCCGCTCGTAAATAACGCAGATGAAGCTGAGCTTGTTCTCGAATCAAGTAAAAACATTGCAGAAATTCACACGCGTAATGAAGTACGCCCGGTTATGGGTGGCGAAGATTTCGCCTATTACGTCATGGAAAAACCAGGAGCATACTTCTTTACAGGCGCCCTACTTGAAGGAAATGAATATCCGCATCATCATCCTAGATTCAACTTTGATGAACGCGCCATGCCCATCGCTGCAAAAACGCTTATCAGTGCCTATTTTGCTTATCAGAATAAATAA